CTTTCCGAAGTCCTTCATATCTACACACCCTCTCATACTCTCAGATCCTCTTCTGCCATCCAACTCACTACACCATCTGCCCGCTTGACTACCATGGGGTCTAGAGCCTTCAGTCGTTCTGCCCCCCGCCTCTGGAACTCTCTCCCACAAGACATTCGCAATATTgactctctctccaccttcaaaTCTCGTCTCACAACGCACCTTTTCAAACATACAGCATATTCGGTCTGATCCTGACTTAATGGTTACACCCACATTGAGTTTTGCACTGATGATGATTTTATACTTATTTACTGTATTAACTTTTATTGTGTATCATtgctttgtttgattttatgatGTCTTGATACATTGTTGCTTGTTTTTAACTGTGTCTTGTAAGGTGTCCTTGAGTGCTTTGAAAGGCgccaataaataaaatgcattattattattattattacccgcaaacatatgaacacacaaCTAGAAACTATGATCTGATGTTAAATTTTCTTCTCTCAAACATTCCAAAATAAACTCACCTGCATGTTTGAATGAATAGATGAACTCGCATGAGATTACACAGCACTGAGATTCCACATGCACCCACCAGACCTAAAAAACATAGACAACACCACAGTGACAACACAGTGCAGTGCATCCCACTTGGAGACATCTATGGTATAAAAACACTATAAGTGTACTGAGAATTTAATGATCAAAAATATATCTTGTTTTCTTGccagaagaaagaaaaacatgttgCTGACTCACCTTGAAAAAAGCAATCGATTGGGCTTGATTCAAAAGGCATCCATTCAGAAGTTCCCAGGAtccaggagaaagagaaaaacatttttatgttttctttgcaggacacacacaaacaatgtgTTATGATCCGTCGCTCATGCTATTTCAATTTGAAACCCAATTAAAAACTACAGTGAAGAATTCTGCCTTGACAAGACAAGTGAGTTTATGTTGAATTCCTCTGAACCAAACCTTTGGGAGAGATTTCAAGTTGTCTTTATTTCTTCCAATTGATCACGTCTGAGTGTTCCCCATGCTCAAGTTCCAAAGGTCAAATGTGATTTGAGTTGGGTTGCTAGTCTAATCAATCCCTGATGTCTTTCATCAGGCTGATAGCCCTGTCAAAAGGATGATTAGGCCTATAGAGCAATCACACCCATTTTTAGattattcaaaataaaatcagacTTTGGTTACAGTGACTCTTGCACATCATAGATTTCACAGATGTAGTGCTTCTGTCCCTCAGTGTACAAAATACAAATTGAGATTTAATGCACTTCtttattaaaatgtctttattaATTGCTGTTCAAACGCTTAAAATAACAATTGTTCaaatttcagaaaataaaaagatcGTTCACATCAAATCTCATTCTTTACATATAACAGTCAAGGCAATTAGACTTACAATCTGTAAATTAGAGCAGCCACAATGTTGGACTATAAACGTGGAATACAGAGCATGTGTCTTATAATCCAAACTGGATCTTCAGGCCGTCAGCATTCCATTGATAAGCTTGCATGTCATATGGGTCTCACAGCTCTCGTTTCAACTCTGCTGCAAGTTGAAAAGAAAGTGCAATGGATCCAGATGCCTTGCAAATTCATCCTCTGAGGTATTAAGGTAAAACCTGACAGTTCAACACTACTCAACAACTTCATATATTTGAGAATTTCACAGAAGCTCATCAGGCTGTTTAAGAGTCTGTGCAATATGTATCCATTTCTGTCAAGTAATTGAATGTTCATCCATTGTCCTCGAGTGTCCATCCATCATCCTCACTTTCTTGGACAAGACAGTTAgaaaattcagtgtttttcttttattaatgGACCATTCAGATAGCGACAACTCTGCACAGCCCACTCAATCTGGTGCACGTATTTGGGTGTTTTAGGTCCTTCCCTGGCTTTGGTTGTCCTGCAAGGCCTGGTGCCTCATCAGATCCCAGAACAGCATGCTGAGTACGGTGTGTGGGGCCAAGCGCAGAAACACGGGGCCCATGCCTTTATACAACCCCAGCAGGCCCTCCGTTTGGCAAACCTTCAGCATACAATCTGAAAAGCCATGGTACAGGCGACCCTaaaaggcagagacagaaaacaataaTGCTCCACAACCTTCATTCACCAGTGTATGTATTTACCAGGTGGAAAGAGAATGTAAGCAGCAAGATGGTGGCAAGAGTAAAAGCAAGGAACTGGTTATAAAGGTCACTTAAACTCACCCTACGAAACTCATCTACTGGCTGGTTGTAGAGCCGTGTGCTGATGACGTCAAATGGTGTCATAGTGATCGTCACGGCAACTCCACTGATCATGGCAGCTATCAAAGCGATGAGCCAGCTGTTTGGACTAAACCACtacaaggacagagagaaactaAGATTAACTGGATGGTGGAAGCATGGGAGAGTTTTGCCGGTTCAACgtgactgtcacacacactacaaatgtCAGCCGTTTGTCACAGTTACCTGGGAATGTGACACCCAGTCCTTGGCAGAGCTGAAGGTTGCCAGTTGGGCAGCTGATCCCACCATGACCCGAGGCACAGCCCCATTCACACCCCTCCACAGGCCAATGAGGCCCTCTCTTCTATAGATAGTAGCAAAAGCATCGGACACCccctgaaatggaaaaaaacaataaaggcaCTGGTGAATTTGAAGTCGCAGATAATATTACCTAAGAAATATTTCGATTGACAACCTCCCTCCCCAacaaaaaagtttgtttttcattatgtggTAAATAGTGTGAGACAGTGACATAGAGTGACAGATAGCTGACTTTCTTTTTATATTGTTAAAAGGCTTTTTGATGCATATAACCGTGAGGCATACCAAAGTAGTAGTCTGCTTAGCTCCAAGTGTAATGCTGTTAATGAATGGTATATGAATGGGTATAAATGTATATTGTTGAAGCCTGAGAGGCCACTCCTGGTCTCTTCAGTGAATCTGTAttgcatttctgtgtttgtATTCATCCACCCCTCCCAATGGGATTGTCTTATTGTGTAAATGTCACACCCTACACCTATGTTTGAATACAGCTAGTTGGCCTGACTTTGGTGGTTACATTCTAGACACGTGGCACACAGTTCAAACACCTGAAGCTGTCCTGAAGCTGCTGCTCATCCATTGGCTGTAAAATTCAGATTCAACCCAAAAAATCTATGTATGTATAAAATGAAAGAACTCCAGAAAAAAATGTTCAGAATGCCACACATGCCCATCTTACCACATGGTTATGCTGGTGGCCTACTGCtatggtttcaacagactgcgCCTGCAGATGGGTCTTCACCTATGAAGGAAACAAAGCACACACGGTTCACTGTGTATTCTATATATCACTGTACTAAGTACTGTAACAAAAAGAATCTAAttaaagagaaaacaagacttACTAAAGAGGACAATGTCTGAGTCAGACGCCAGGTGTGAGTTATATAACAGTTACAGTCAGCTCCGCCAATGTACACCAGGTATGACTTATGTAACATTTGCTTTGTGAAGAATTAGTCTAAAATAATTTCTCAGGAAAACATTTGTACCACACCTTGACTGTCAAACTAGTGTAGAGGTTCATTTTCATCCGTCATTGCATCTCAGAATGACCTTTACTTAAGGTGACACCACAAGTCAGTTGTGAAACAGGAGTTTGGATCTCAtgttacacatgcacacacttaagAGCCGCTGTACAGTGTAAATGAAATAACCTTcacctttctttccttcattcatgCCAAAGAGGAGGGACAAGATATATTTTTGGCAGCAGTGAGTAGCTTGAAGCTACGTGCCGGGTATATTTAGCGACCCTAGATATAGACAAATATGTCATTGCATGTATTGTGTTTCTGTGACGCTGCAAAACGTTAGATGGCTATAATGATGTATGGACTGACAGctgaggaagaaaaacaacaacagtgctgTAACAGCAAACAAGGGGACATGAAGGAGACAttcataaacacagacagactgtgaAATTTGACTCTGGTGTGACGTCAAAACACGTTAAAAAAACTTTAATATGAAGAGCCGATTTGCATCCATCTTGACTATGAAATGAATTTTTATAGCATAGCATCAGAtggggaaagaaaacaaatgccTCAGTGGATACATTACTCATCCATCTGCACAAGACATGGATTGACCCAGTTAAAGGTCATACATGTATTCTTTCAGACATGTGTTCAACATTACATCCTATGTGTGACTAGTCTGATCCTGCTATTCACATCCATGCTACTGTATGTTATAGTCATTCCCTAGCATGACCCCTTACTAGATAAAAATAGATTTAGGACCTTCAGATGGCTTTGAAACCGAGCCATGTGCTTTATTCTCTCTGTTTGGACTGACTCctcctttttttaattttaattgctGTTGGCTCAAAGAATTATACTGCTGAACTGGAAATCATCATGTACTTTCAATAACTGGAAAAATGACATTTACCTTACAAAATAGATCTGTTTTATAATGCATGGGAATATTTTATAAAGTATGCCAAAGAGCAACTGTCTGATGTAAATTAACTGTGAACACCTCTCTGCTTTGTGCTGTTGTATAAGCGTTGGGGTGTGCAAGTTAACAATGTAATGTTCAATCtctttgtaaaacaaatatCACCTGTCATAATGCAAGTTGATATATTGTCACTTATCTATTGCCACAGTAGGGAAGCCTTTGTTATGCATGGTCCCATAGAAGCAATTATGGTCTGGCTGATTCATTTATCACTACAGGGAATATGATGATCTGTGTGTTTAAATACTGTAGCTACATTGAAGGTTCATAGTCCAGGATCCAGTGGGTGTAAACATCTGAATACTTTATGTTCATGGATGCATGTGCTTTGGCATTATGCACTGAATTACAGTCTGGTTGCATGACAACAGTGTTATGCTGAAACCTTTTGCATTATGTATCAGACTGC
This DNA window, taken from Centroberyx gerrardi isolate f3 chromosome 5, fCenGer3.hap1.cur.20231027, whole genome shotgun sequence, encodes the following:
- the slc25a34 gene encoding solute carrier family 25 member 34, translated to MTSTQLLKYSPKDTPFGVWSSSPPPPGVWPPLDFAFGALACCGACVFTNPLEVVKTRLQLQGELRARGSYQRHYRGVLQALWVVGRTDGLRGLQKGLSVGLIYQGLMNGVRLGSYSYCEALGFTTVHGGSLVSGAAAGALGAFIASPAYLVKTHLQAQSVETIAVGHQHNHVGVSDAFATIYRREGLIGLWRGVNGAVPRVMVGSAAQLATFSSAKDWVSHSQWFSPNSWLIALIAAMISGVAVTITMTPFDVISTRLYNQPVDEFRRGRLYHGFSDCMLKVCQTEGLLGLYKGMGPVFLRLAPHTVLSMLFWDLMRHQALQDNQSQGRT